The DNA window AAGACCGAATAGCAACGACGGCCAGTGGATCGATGCGCTCTTGCGAAGTATTTCGATCACCGGCGCCAGCAGGCCGTCCGATTCAATGCGCACGCCGGTGAAACGGCTGATCTGACCCACGATGATGGAAAGCGACACGCCGGCGAAGAAGCCGACAAGGATTGGCCGGGAAAGAAAATTCGCCACAACGCCGAGGCGCAACAGCCGGGCGGCAAAGCAGAAACATCCAACTCCCAGCGCAAGAGCCGCCGCGATTGACACGCGATCGACCGGAGCCCCGGCTGGCAAACTCGCGACGATCGCACTCATTGCGGCCGCGAGTACTGTCATCGTCGCAGCGTCCGGCCCGACCACCAATACCCGCGAGGGGCCGAAAAGAGCATAGGCGATGGGAGCGACAATGCACGCATAAATTCCCGTTTCCGGCGGCAGTCCCGCGATGGCGGGATAGGCTATGGCGCTGGGCAGTCCGACCGCCGCGATCGACAGTCCAGCGGGGATGTCGCTGCGCAGCCAGTCCGGGCGAAATCCGACCAGGCCTCGCAACATGGGCAGACGAAAACTGACGGCCATTCAGAACTCCCTTCTGCGAGGGGCGTCGGTCAAAAGGACCGGCTCCGCCGCCACGGCTGCGATCAGCCTCTGCAATGTTCGAGAAAGTCGTAGTTCATCCAACTGCTTATCCTCGTCGTGGTCGGCAAGTGGGATTTTAATGCGATGACCGTCGCAGCGTGTGTAGCATCGCGTAACATCCCCCGTGCCGCCGTCCGGCGGCTGGGCGCCGCTTGCTGGCAGCCGACTTGGGCACTGGCCGGTGCTCCTTCGCCGATGGGGTGCGCGCTTGCAATCTGCAGACCATCGCAGGACGTTCTTGTTCCCACCGGCATTGAGGTCGCAGCGCCGCGAGGGCGATCCTTCGTTTCCGCCAAAGCAAAATGCTTGCGTTGGTCAAGGCAAGCAGGAAGGTAAGCCATTGCTACCGGTTGGTAGCTTGAAAGCCCGCAACATGCATAGGAACCGCTATCCGGCTAATCTTTGCTAAAGAGGCTTGTGGCTCTTGTCATGGGGAGCAGCCGATTGACCGTTTGCGAATACCGTCCCCGGGCTCCTTCCAGGGACCAGACACATTATTCGCCTAGCCTCATGCGATAGTACCAGTTCTGCTCCCCACGAAATGGAACCATTCAAGCGGGTGACGACTGCCTGCCGCAAGCCGATTGTGTTGCGTGTCCGGGGCGAGAGCCGCGTACCCGCCTGCAGAACGCACCGCCGTAACTTCGTGTATGATACATTCAACATGCAACCGGATGTAATATGCTCCTGGCCATCGGTAGGGCTGAACCGATGTCATTGGCGGGAACTGCGATGTGATCGCACGCAAACCAGTTGGACATGGCAAGTAGCTCTTATTGCGGTTTGAGGCCTGTTTCTCGGCAAGCAACCGATGCAAATCTGAAAGTGATGCGGGATCCGAAAGGAGCTCCATCAAGCCGTTCTTGCTGCGGGCGTAATCGGCGTTTGGAATCAATCGCTATGGGGGAGGCATTATCATGGGGATAAAAGTGCAAAAGCTTGTTATCGGCCTATCGGTCGTGTCATTCCTTGTAATGCAGGAGCAGCGTCCAGCCTATTCGCAAACAGCACCCGCAACCAATCCGCCAGCGGCGCAAACGGCTCAAGAAGCGCCTGCGGTACTTTCGGACGACGAGCTGGAAGTCCTCGTCGCCCGTATCGCGCTCTATCCGGATGATCTGGTGGCGGCCATCTCCGCGGCGTCGCTTTTCCCGCTTCAAATAGTCGAGGCTTCCCGTTTCCTGGAAGCGAAGAAGAAGAATGCGGATCTCAAACCAAAGAGTGATTGGGACGGCAGTGTCATCTCGCTGCTGAACTATCCGGAAGTCGTCAAGATGATGAGCGACGACTTGGAATGGACGCAAGATTTTGGCAATGCCCTGACGAACCAGCAGAAAGATGTGCTGGTCGCTATCCAGCAGTTGCGCGACGAGGCTGTCGCCAAAGGCATCATCAAGACCGATGAAAAGATCACTGTGGTGACGCAAAACGACAACGTCATCATTCAGCCGACCAATCCCGAAAAGATCTACGTCCCGCAGTATCCGCCGGAAATGCTTTATCAGACTGGCTATGCGCCGCAGCCCGTTTCCTACTATTCGGAGCCTTACCCAAACTATTACTATCCCGGAGCGGCCTTCTTCGCCGCGGCGGTGACCGGCGCCGTATGGGCTGCAGCCGTCAACTGGGATAACTGGGGAGTATGGGGCGGCAACTGGCGCGGAGACGTCGATGTTGACTGCAACAACTGTTTCAACAACAGGAATTTCAACGGCAAGGTCAAATGGAACGATATCGACTGGAAGAATGTGGATCGCAGCAAGCTGAACATCGACAGGCAACAGCTCGCGAATATGGACAGGTCCACGATCAGAAACAATCTTCAGTCCGATAGCCGCAACGATTTGCGCAACCGCGCTCAGACTGTAAATCGGGAGCGTACCGGTGTCGCAGGCGATCGCGTTAACCGCGCTGCTGATGTCCGCAGAGACACGATGCAAGGCTTGCAACAAAGGCCGACGGCTCGACCGACGAACGCAGCCAATCGGCCGGCGGCGGCTCGTGGCGACGGCCAGGGACCGAGGGCGGCGTCAGGCGCAAACCGTGGCAATGCAAACGCAGCTCGTCAAAACAATCAGAAGCTGGCCTCCAGGCCTGACAACAGAGGCCGCCAGGCTTCGGCGCTCGGCAACCCGTCGTCAGGCCGCCGGGAGGCCATGGCGTCCCAGCGTGGCCGCCAGAGCATGGGGGGCACTTCTCGACCGGCCCCCAGAGCATCAGCGAGTCGCGGTGGCGGCCCGAGGCCGACGGCCCATCGCGGTGGCGGCGGACATCGTCCCATGCCGAGTAGGGGTGGTGGCGGCGGCCGAGGCGGCGGCGGTAGAGGCGGCAGAAGATAGGCAGGCGATATTTTCCGGGGAGACAGTGCAATGAGAACGACGCGCGGAATGCAGCTGGCCGCATTGATCATCGGGGCTTCGGTGCTGGCCCTGTCGAGCGGGCACACCGGAATGGCACAGAACCGGCAAAGACTCGAGAGCTTCGCTTCAGGCAGCAAGTCGCCTGAGTTCGATCAGCCGTCGCAGGCCATCGATCGCTTCAAGGCAGTAATGGCTTCCGATGATGTCGAGGGCCTGGCGCAGCTACTGGGGCTTGACGCCGCGAAATTGAAGGCGAGCGAGGAAGCCGTTGTTGCATTTGGTCTCATCAAGGAGGGTGCGGCAAGGCAGGTTGCCGTACAAGATATCTGGGACCGCAAGATCGTTGCTGTCGGAGACAAATTATGGCCGCTGCCGTTTCCCCTGGTCAAACGGGAGGATGGGAAATGGGCCTTCGACACGCAAGCCGGTCTCGAAGAGATTCTCAATCGGCGTATTGGCGAAAACGAGCTGCAAACCATTCAGACGATGCACGACTATGTCCTGGCCCAGCATGTCTACGCCAGCGAGCCCAGAAATGGCGACGGCATACATGAATATGCCCAGGTGTTGATAAGCGACAAAGGCAAAAGAAACGGGCTCTATTGGCCGGCTGAGAGCGAAGACGACGCAAGTCCCGCCAGCGACTTGATCGAAAGTGCAGCATTCGGAAAAGCGCTCAAGGGCGAAGGCTATTTCGGCTACCGATACCGCATTCTCAAAGGCCAAGGCCCGAATGTTTTCGGAGGGCGACACAGCTACGTGGTCAACGGCCACATGACTGATGGCTTTGCGCTTATTGCCTGGCCGGTCAAATATCGTGAAACAGGCGTACAGACGTTCATCATCAGCGACCAGAGCGTGATTTACGAGCGAGACTTGGGTGAGGATACCACCAAGATCGCCGAATCCATCAAGGAATTCAATCCGGACCACAATTGGTCGATCGTTGGCGAGTGAGGTCGAGCACCTCATCGACAGCCATGGCCCTGTTGTCCTTAGATAGGCGGGGCTGGATCAGTGGCTTCTCTGTGGTTGTCGCAAGAGTCCGGTTGGAATAGCGCCTATCCCCGGTCATCTCCGGTCCTAGCCAGCGTGGCGATACGGGCCTGTCCCTCTCGCGGAACATTTCGATCTCGGCGATGGTCAACCCGGAATGCGCTCCGTGGAAGACGTCGACTTCCCAGACGAATCTGGGCACCTTGTATCGGGACTTCTCGATGACCGTTCCGACGACCCGTTCAAGCAATTCCTCCGCCTCGTCAAGCGGAATGCGGTATTCGAACTCGTCGCGAACGATCCCTTGTCGCTCGAATAACCGTCAGGAAAGCGAAGCGCCGATCGATCAATCGGATACGGACCGATTTGTCGGCGTCGGACAGGAGATATCCTTGCCGCAATTCACTGGCCGGCAGCGCTTTGCAGCGCCACGTGTCATTCCGGACAAGAAATTTCCGCTCGATCTCTCTTGTCCTCATGAGTTGTCCCAATCTCCAATGCCATCGGTGTTTAAGAGCGGAGCGGCAGCATTTGCGGCGGACTTCGCTCTTTCAAACCAACCGAACAAGCCGGCAGCCTCAGGCGCCGGCTCTAACCCTGCGTCAAAACTTCAGCAGATATCAGACGACGGGGCTTCCCAATTCAGGAAAAAGCCAATGTCGCCCGGCACCCCGCCGGGGAAATTGATGACCGCGGCTGTCAGCCCGTAGCCTTTGGGACGGGCCACTTCATCGAAAAGATCGTACAATTCCTTCGCTTTTCCTTGGAGGGTCGAAGGCCAGTCGGAGCGCTGGCTATTGATGGCGCGGCCGCTATCGGTGCAAAAATCGGATGGAAAGCTGTAGACCAGTGCCTCGACTTTCCCGTCTGCCACAGCCTTCATGACCACCCGGCGGATCATGTCCCGCTCTTTGTCGCTGATATGTTTTCGAAAGAAGTCTTGGATAAATTCCGCATGTTTTTCGGCTTCACGTGCTCTGATCTTTTCGTCACGTTGCATCTCCACGAGCTGCAACTCAAGCGCTCGTTTGCGCAATTCTTCCGCGCTGATCATCGAAGGACCAGGACCCGATTTCTCTTCTTCAGCCATGACATTACCCTCCGCTTGTTTAGAGAATAATAGAACAGGCAAACCGAGCATCCTAGTAAAATACGGTGGATAGGTGGTAGGTTACCGTAGGATACCAGCGATGGCGGGTTACAGCTATTTGGGCCACGCTATTGTGGCGGGGGTCGCCATCGCGTCCGCTCAGGTCGCCCGAAATGCCAAGCTTGGACGCCCTTCGAGCCGTCGCGTTCATCGCGCGCGGACCGACCCTTCAATATGTGTTCGCCCGGATCGGATCGCTTATGAAAGAAAGGCCGGCATACTTGGGCGAGACGCTTCAAACGTCTCTTGCTCAAGTTGCCGGCCGATAGAAATTATTGAATGTGAACTGCTGGCGTCATTTTCAATCAGACAGTAAGCAGGTCGCTCGTGGTGGTGTCTTGGTAAGTCGAGGCGAACAGAGAGCCGAAATCCGGAAGCTGCGGTGGCTGCTGCGCCTTCATCGCTGTCTCGAACTGGCTCTGCGTCAGGGATCCCGAGCTTGTCGTGTCCAAACTGTCGAACAGATTTGTGGCTTGTTCTTCGCTCACGTCGGATGGACGCGCAGCGACGAATTCCGCTTGGCTGACATTGCCGTCGCCATTCGTATCCATTGCGGAGAACATGCTGGAGAGCTGGTCGTCGCTCGGCGTTTGTCCGGCAGGCGGCGCCGGCGGCTGTCCACCGGACTGCATCGCGCTTGCCACCTGGTCTTCCGTCAACGATCCGCTATTGCTGGTGTCGAAACTCTCAAACAGCGTAGTAGCCTGATCCTGGCTCACGTCGGACGGACGCGCGGCGACGAATTCCGCTTCGCTGATGCTGCCGTCACCGTTCGTATCCATCGCAGCAATCTTGTTGCTCTGGCTGCCGCCTTGACCGTTGCAACCGCCAGACTGTTGAGCAGCCGATGTGCTGCTGGAGCTGTCAGCCGAATCCGAGGTGGATCCGTCGCCCGAAGCGTTTGACTGCAGATTGAGCATGATGTTCATGAGCTGCGAAACGAGCTGCTCGGCCGTCGATATCAAGGATTGATCATCTGTCGAAGAAGACGAAGAGGACGATGAGCTCTTGCTGGACGAACTGCTGCCCAGAATGGACGACACGGATTCAGCTGATGAAGACGATGTCGAGCCGGATTTTTGATATTGATAATAACTATTTGATAAGACTGATGTAATGCTCGTCAAGGGGACCTCCAGATGCGAGCGTTGGCACGGACTCTGGTTTTTACGCTTACATGACTCTACGCTTGCCATGCCGCGATGAACGCGGCAGTGCATCTTTCGAGATCAATGCAGACGAATAAAAGTTACCGAATACTGGAGGCCAAGCTTCTTCCTGGTCCTCGCTTGCGCGAATGCGCGACCGGAAGACGGATGAAAAAATAGGCCATGACAGTTGCCGCCATCATGGCGTTATCGGCAGTCCACAATCTCGATCTGGTATTCCCCAACAGCTTGAGCTTGCACAGGAAAGCT is part of the Rhizobium jaguaris genome and encodes:
- a CDS encoding DUF2950 family protein, whose translation is MRTTRGMQLAALIIGASVLALSSGHTGMAQNRQRLESFASGSKSPEFDQPSQAIDRFKAVMASDDVEGLAQLLGLDAAKLKASEEAVVAFGLIKEGAARQVAVQDIWDRKIVAVGDKLWPLPFPLVKREDGKWAFDTQAGLEEILNRRIGENELQTIQTMHDYVLAQHVYASEPRNGDGIHEYAQVLISDKGKRNGLYWPAESEDDASPASDLIESAAFGKALKGEGYFGYRYRILKGQGPNVFGGRHSYVVNGHMTDGFALIAWPVKYRETGVQTFIISDQSVIYERDLGEDTTKIAESIKEFNPDHNWSIVGE
- a CDS encoding DUF3300 domain-containing protein is translated as MGIKVQKLVIGLSVVSFLVMQEQRPAYSQTAPATNPPAAQTAQEAPAVLSDDELEVLVARIALYPDDLVAAISAASLFPLQIVEASRFLEAKKKNADLKPKSDWDGSVISLLNYPEVVKMMSDDLEWTQDFGNALTNQQKDVLVAIQQLRDEAVAKGIIKTDEKITVVTQNDNVIIQPTNPEKIYVPQYPPEMLYQTGYAPQPVSYYSEPYPNYYYPGAAFFAAAVTGAVWAAAVNWDNWGVWGGNWRGDVDVDCNNCFNNRNFNGKVKWNDIDWKNVDRSKLNIDRQQLANMDRSTIRNNLQSDSRNDLRNRAQTVNRERTGVAGDRVNRAADVRRDTMQGLQQRPTARPTNAANRPAAARGDGQGPRAASGANRGNANAARQNNQKLASRPDNRGRQASALGNPSSGRREAMASQRGRQSMGGTSRPAPRASASRGGGPRPTAHRGGGGHRPMPSRGGGGGRGGGGRGGRR
- a CDS encoding EF-hand domain-containing protein, which produces MTSITSVLSNSYYQYQKSGSTSSSSAESVSSILGSSSSSKSSSSSSSSSTDDQSLISTAEQLVSQLMNIMLNLQSNASGDGSTSDSADSSSSTSAAQQSGGCNGQGGSQSNKIAAMDTNGDGSISEAEFVAARPSDVSQDQATTLFESFDTSNSGSLTEDQVASAMQSGGQPPAPPAGQTPSDDQLSSMFSAMDTNGDGNVSQAEFVAARPSDVSEEQATNLFDSLDTTSSGSLTQSQFETAMKAQQPPQLPDFGSLFASTYQDTTTSDLLTV